Proteins co-encoded in one Marinobacter gudaonensis genomic window:
- a CDS encoding FadR/GntR family transcriptional regulator: MLQRIRKGSLVETAIESLRGAIEDRVWSVGDRLPVESELSESLGVSRNTVREAVRVLVHVGMLETRQGDGTYVRATRDAGETLRRIARTQLADQLEVRIMLETEAAKLAASRRTDEDLRRMTNALDARAKAGAVLPLRIRHDEAFHHALVAASHNSALVELYDYFSHAVSLTIEQTETDSDLPEPSQEDHELLLAAVRRRDTGKAEQLARQLLAPSLRALQRLET, translated from the coding sequence ATGTTGCAAAGAATTCGTAAGGGATCTCTGGTGGAGACCGCCATAGAGAGCCTGAGAGGCGCCATTGAAGACCGAGTCTGGTCAGTCGGCGACCGCCTGCCAGTTGAATCGGAGCTCTCGGAATCGTTGGGAGTGAGCCGCAACACCGTTCGCGAGGCGGTCCGGGTGTTGGTGCACGTGGGCATGCTGGAGACCCGCCAGGGTGATGGCACGTACGTGCGCGCAACGCGGGATGCCGGCGAAACCTTGCGGCGTATCGCCCGCACCCAGCTGGCCGACCAGTTGGAGGTACGCATCATGCTTGAAACCGAAGCGGCAAAGCTGGCGGCCTCGCGCCGCACCGACGAGGATCTGCGCAGGATGACCAATGCGCTCGATGCCCGCGCCAAGGCCGGCGCTGTACTGCCCTTGCGTATCCGACATGACGAAGCCTTCCACCACGCTCTGGTGGCGGCGTCTCATAATTCCGCACTGGTGGAGCTGTACGACTACTTCTCGCATGCGGTAAGCCTCACCATCGAGCAAACAGAAACCGACTCGGACCTGCCAGAACCCTCGCAAGAGGACCACGAGCTGTTGCTGGCCGCCGTTCGACGCCGCGATACGGGCAAGGCCGAACAGCTTGCCCGGCAGTTGCTCGCTCCCAGCCTCAGGGCCCTTCAGCGTCTGGAAACGTAA
- a CDS encoding NADH-quinone oxidoreductase subunit L, which translates to MNPIAELSSLVALALWLLFPVSLFVLAALTGWLQNPLQLDRYWRLAGWLMLASMASTLAVAAMLMLDSWLFGSAELGALAARFGVYPDGVAVWMALMVAFVGWVILRYADNYLRQDPGRERFLPWFLVTVGSVLVLVLTNHLLILAGAWIGVSLALHHLLTLYPDRPEARVAAVQKFIVSRVGDALVITGVIALYLQYDTFLLPDMVQNMVQSEAARAGGSTALTVASVALALAAALKCAQIPFHGWLIRVMEAPTPVSALLHAGVINLGGFLWLRLFPVFDGFTAGHMILLVVGGFTAVVAVLTMMTQFSVKHALAWSTCAQMGFMLFEIGMGAYTLALLHLLAHSLYKAHSFLASGRTVVVSSARKLPELPAGHRVSFGVGTGLVAAVILWWAPWIVEYNLVFGLLLVLAVAASAMGIPAGATNGVKFTGAAMALALVPLYAMLHLLLGPAVPEQSGFSIPLAGYVTGAVMVLLLALCALCIAFGGQLRVTQALSVHFRHGLYLALPFDRFTHLLAAEALRVPQVFKRVPHHPFRLEEES; encoded by the coding sequence ATGAACCCGATCGCCGAACTGTCATCTCTGGTAGCGCTCGCCCTCTGGCTGCTTTTTCCTGTGAGCCTGTTCGTGCTGGCGGCACTGACCGGTTGGCTGCAGAACCCTCTACAGCTTGACCGCTATTGGCGGCTGGCCGGCTGGCTGATGCTGGCGTCTATGGCGTCGACGCTGGCGGTTGCGGCAATGCTCATGTTGGACTCGTGGCTGTTTGGCAGTGCCGAGCTGGGCGCGCTGGCTGCACGGTTCGGTGTTTACCCGGACGGCGTGGCCGTGTGGATGGCTCTCATGGTGGCCTTCGTTGGTTGGGTCATCTTGCGCTACGCGGATAACTACCTCCGCCAGGATCCCGGACGGGAGCGTTTTCTGCCCTGGTTCCTGGTTACGGTCGGTTCGGTGTTGGTGCTGGTGCTCACCAATCATCTACTGATCCTTGCCGGTGCCTGGATTGGCGTCAGCCTGGCGCTGCATCACCTGTTGACCCTGTATCCGGATCGCCCGGAAGCGCGCGTGGCTGCGGTACAAAAGTTCATTGTCAGTCGGGTGGGGGACGCGCTGGTGATCACCGGCGTTATTGCCCTCTACCTGCAGTACGACACCTTCCTTCTGCCGGATATGGTGCAGAATATGGTGCAGAGCGAAGCGGCCCGGGCCGGTGGCTCCACGGCGTTGACGGTGGCCTCTGTTGCGCTGGCCCTGGCGGCGGCCCTCAAATGTGCGCAGATTCCCTTTCACGGCTGGCTGATCCGGGTGATGGAAGCGCCCACCCCGGTGTCGGCGTTGCTCCACGCGGGCGTGATCAACCTGGGGGGCTTCCTGTGGCTGCGTCTGTTCCCGGTATTCGACGGTTTTACCGCCGGCCACATGATTCTGCTTGTGGTGGGCGGTTTCACTGCCGTGGTGGCGGTGCTGACGATGATGACCCAGTTTTCTGTCAAACACGCGCTGGCGTGGTCTACCTGCGCGCAGATGGGATTTATGTTGTTTGAGATCGGCATGGGTGCCTACACGCTGGCGCTACTGCACCTGCTCGCGCATTCCCTGTACAAGGCCCACTCCTTCCTGGCGTCCGGGCGCACCGTGGTGGTTTCCTCTGCGAGGAAATTGCCCGAGTTGCCAGCCGGGCACCGCGTTTCTTTTGGCGTGGGCACCGGTTTGGTGGCCGCCGTTATCCTCTGGTGGGCACCCTGGATTGTTGAGTACAACCTGGTTTTTGGTCTGCTGCTGGTGTTGGCAGTTGCCGCTTCAGCCATGGGCATACCGGCCGGCGCTACGAACGGCGTGAAATTCACGGGGGCTGCCATGGCTCTGGCCCTGGTGCCGCTCTACGCAATGCTGCATCTGTTGCTGGGACCGGCGGTGCCGGAACAGAGCGGCTTCTCGATTCCTCTGGCGGGCTATGTGACAGGCGCTGTCATGGTGCTGCTGTTGGCGCTGTGCGCTCTGTGTATTGCGTTTGGCGGGCAACTCCGGGTCACTCAGGCGCTGTCGGTACATTTTCGCCACGGGCTCTATCTGGCGCTGCCTTTCGACCGTTTCACGCATCTGCTCGCTGCCGAGGCGCTCCGGGTGCCGCAGGTGTTCAAGCGGGTGCCGCATCATCCGTTCCGGCTTGAGGAAGAGTCATGA
- a CDS encoding LysR family transcriptional regulator: MKLNYHHLYYFWSVARTGHLTRAADALHISQSALSGQIRKLEESLGHDLFIREGRRLKLSEAGRLAFSYAEEIFRQGEELSALFDSGVRPNREVLRIGAVATLSRNFQEGFLQPLLDREDLELSLQSSHIDELLRRLSAHRLDLILSNQAVQGSEQNPWRSRLIAKQPVSIIGPSGIQVEGEFADVVRGRSLIVPGPDNNIRQAFDQLCEYHRLRPNIAAEVDDMAMMRLLTRDTGHFAIMPPVVVRDELRSGALEDYGALPGVFEEFYAISIRRQFQTAALRELLAQPAENFLNQDSVDLSY; the protein is encoded by the coding sequence ATGAAGCTGAACTACCATCACCTCTACTACTTCTGGAGTGTCGCGCGAACCGGGCACCTCACCCGCGCGGCCGATGCGCTCCATATCTCCCAATCGGCGCTGTCGGGCCAGATCAGAAAGCTTGAGGAAAGCCTCGGGCATGACCTGTTTATCCGTGAGGGACGACGCCTGAAGCTCTCGGAGGCCGGACGTCTTGCGTTTTCCTACGCCGAAGAGATCTTCCGACAGGGCGAAGAGCTGTCCGCCCTGTTTGATTCCGGGGTGCGACCAAATCGCGAGGTGCTCAGGATCGGCGCGGTGGCCACGCTGTCACGAAATTTCCAGGAAGGCTTTCTGCAACCCTTGCTGGACCGGGAAGATCTGGAACTCAGCCTTCAGAGCAGCCACATTGACGAGCTGCTCCGTCGACTGTCCGCACATCGTCTGGACCTGATCCTCTCCAATCAGGCCGTCCAGGGTAGCGAACAGAACCCATGGCGTTCCCGGCTTATTGCCAAGCAGCCGGTCAGCATCATCGGGCCCTCGGGCATACAGGTTGAAGGCGAGTTCGCCGACGTTGTGCGCGGCAGAAGCCTCATTGTGCCTGGCCCGGACAACAACATACGCCAGGCCTTCGACCAGCTCTGCGAGTATCACCGGCTGCGGCCAAATATCGCGGCGGAGGTGGACGACATGGCCATGATGCGACTTCTGACCCGGGACACCGGACACTTCGCCATCATGCCCCCCGTGGTCGTTCGGGACGAGCTGAGAAGCGGTGCCCTTGAGGACTATGGCGCCCTGCCCGGCGTGTTCGAGGAGTTCTACGCCATCAGCATACGCCGGCAGTTCCAGACAGCCGCACTGCGGGAGCTTCTGGCCCAGCCCGCCGAGAACTTCCTGAATCAGGACTCGGTTGATCTTTCTTACTAA
- a CDS encoding YbcC family protein, with protein sequence MSAMSGVADSIPEHSNCDQSWQRPFREACELIAPVWPLDQWIAVNPFWGMRDLPAEQADDSFQERGGFSLLMPVAFYREAWQQGRIQPEDLAASVAESGERRDPSWYLEWLDRASARESHKHENAQASVTVSILDTFAGDGTAEPLVQIVSDQVARVCGAFFDQRQARWSAEEHVSGESAGLFGFWLDSVRQDLALDFTTGLAGVRAFFRAVPDNRDRAVSQATAALGLSDDELLALCHSLLLRVNGWASWCRGLDWRGALEGRHSDRLGELLAVMLVWEAAALRFASVVQKNQLERSRSRHGMHRQDRRPRWVWQRALEFGYQKALFSTLKNGPNNSWAPAPPPAIPDAQAVFCIDVRSEVMRRHLEAVMPRVQTLGFAGFFGMPVAHQRHGPFEPVRRLPGLLPAPYRLIDTRGNLRADLAENRARDQREITRETVRKAKYSSLSTFTLVETTGLAWAWKLIKDTLKRGRTRPKTDDQETLLVHELGGDPLMDPEKTALVANMLRGMSLTDGFAPLLVFVGHGSHTDNNPHQAGLECGACGGQSGGVSARLAAKLFNDPMVRAGLSEQGIRIPDHTWAVAAEHCTVTDRVTFADRDQVPHTHLQKLADLEDGFRQAGARARNERAESLRLGEGQENGESDSLTEAMETRTRDWSEVRPEWGLAGNAAIIFAKRSRTRGCDLAGRVFLHDYDPLSDEDGQSLESLLAAPLLVANWINLQYFGSVTVPDVYGAGNKLLHSVVGGHVGVVEGNGSDLRIGLPLQSVHDGTCWRHEPLRLTVVIDAPADRIEAAVGRQPDVAALVENAWVFVHRMAEHGIERYQNGAWHRVA encoded by the coding sequence ATGAGCGCCATGAGCGGTGTTGCGGACTCGATACCGGAGCATTCGAACTGCGACCAGTCCTGGCAACGCCCGTTCCGTGAAGCCTGCGAGCTGATTGCACCGGTGTGGCCGCTGGACCAGTGGATCGCTGTAAACCCCTTCTGGGGAATGCGAGACCTGCCAGCGGAACAGGCGGACGATAGTTTTCAGGAGCGCGGCGGTTTCAGTCTTCTCATGCCGGTGGCGTTCTATCGGGAGGCCTGGCAGCAGGGCAGGATTCAGCCGGAGGACCTGGCCGCCAGTGTTGCCGAAAGCGGTGAGCGTCGGGATCCCTCATGGTACCTCGAGTGGCTGGACCGCGCCTCAGCCCGAGAGTCCCACAAGCATGAGAATGCCCAGGCAAGTGTCACGGTCAGCATTCTGGATACGTTCGCGGGTGACGGCACCGCAGAACCGCTCGTGCAGATTGTCAGTGATCAGGTGGCCCGCGTGTGCGGGGCCTTCTTCGATCAACGTCAGGCCCGGTGGTCGGCCGAGGAGCACGTCTCTGGCGAGTCCGCCGGGCTGTTCGGGTTCTGGCTTGATTCCGTCCGGCAGGACCTTGCCTTGGATTTCACCACGGGGCTGGCCGGTGTGAGAGCGTTTTTCAGGGCGGTTCCGGATAACCGGGATCGAGCGGTTAGCCAGGCGACCGCAGCCCTCGGGCTGTCTGACGACGAGCTTCTGGCTTTGTGCCACAGCCTGTTACTCCGGGTAAACGGCTGGGCCTCCTGGTGCCGGGGACTGGATTGGCGGGGCGCCCTTGAAGGGCGTCACTCCGACCGACTGGGTGAGCTGCTGGCGGTGATGCTGGTGTGGGAGGCCGCCGCTCTTCGGTTTGCATCGGTCGTCCAGAAAAACCAGCTGGAGCGGTCGCGAAGCCGCCATGGCATGCACCGGCAGGACAGGCGCCCGCGGTGGGTTTGGCAGCGGGCACTGGAGTTTGGGTATCAGAAGGCGCTGTTCAGTACGCTGAAGAACGGCCCCAACAATAGCTGGGCACCGGCGCCTCCGCCGGCTATTCCCGATGCGCAGGCCGTGTTCTGTATCGATGTGCGTTCGGAAGTGATGCGCCGACACCTTGAAGCGGTGATGCCGCGAGTACAGACCCTCGGGTTTGCCGGCTTTTTTGGCATGCCGGTTGCGCACCAGAGGCATGGGCCTTTTGAGCCGGTTCGTCGGCTCCCCGGGCTTTTACCGGCTCCTTATCGCCTGATTGACACCCGGGGAAATCTGCGTGCGGATCTTGCGGAGAACCGTGCCAGAGACCAGCGTGAGATTACCCGGGAAACCGTGCGCAAGGCCAAATACAGCAGTCTCTCGACGTTCACGCTGGTGGAGACGACCGGGCTCGCCTGGGCGTGGAAGCTGATCAAGGACACGCTCAAACGGGGCCGTACCAGACCGAAGACGGATGACCAGGAAACACTGCTGGTTCATGAACTTGGCGGGGACCCGTTAATGGACCCGGAAAAAACGGCGCTGGTCGCCAATATGCTACGCGGCATGTCACTGACGGATGGGTTTGCACCCTTGCTGGTTTTCGTGGGCCACGGAAGTCATACCGACAACAACCCCCACCAGGCAGGACTTGAATGCGGCGCCTGTGGAGGCCAGAGTGGCGGCGTCAGTGCGCGGTTGGCGGCGAAGCTGTTCAATGATCCGATGGTCCGGGCTGGCCTGTCGGAGCAGGGCATACGCATTCCGGATCACACCTGGGCGGTGGCTGCGGAGCACTGTACCGTGACCGACCGGGTGACCTTCGCTGATCGAGACCAGGTGCCTCATACCCACCTTCAAAAACTGGCGGACCTTGAGGACGGCTTCAGGCAGGCCGGTGCGCGGGCTCGCAATGAGCGCGCGGAATCCCTCAGGCTGGGCGAAGGCCAGGAAAACGGGGAATCGGACAGTCTGACCGAAGCCATGGAAACGCGAACGCGGGACTGGTCGGAGGTTCGACCGGAATGGGGCCTGGCAGGCAATGCTGCCATAATCTTTGCGAAGCGCAGTCGCACGCGCGGTTGTGACCTGGCGGGGAGGGTGTTCCTGCATGACTACGATCCCCTCTCAGACGAAGACGGCCAGAGCCTCGAGAGCCTTCTGGCGGCCCCCCTTCTGGTCGCCAACTGGATCAACCTGCAATATTTCGGGTCGGTAACGGTACCGGACGTCTACGGTGCCGGGAACAAGCTCCTGCACTCCGTTGTTGGCGGCCATGTGGGCGTGGTTGAAGGTAATGGTTCGGATCTCAGGATAGGGTTGCCGCTGCAATCCGTTCATGACGGCACTTGCTGGCGCCACGAGCCCCTGCGCCTGACCGTGGTTATTGATGCGCCCGCCGATCGCATTGAAGCTGCCGTAGGTCGGCAGCCAGACGTTGCAGCGCTGGTTGAGAACGCCTGGGTATTCGTCCATCGCATGGCGGAGCATGGCATCGAGCGTTACCAAAATGGCGCATGGCATCGTGTGGCCTGA
- a CDS encoding molecular chaperone DnaJ — translation MNCWEILGIDPTGDRRKIQDAYEQQLKFASDEEARRLDQAFREAVGEAPEPAPETRSEATPELPETGTPVSSAAPEPAAESSNRPLDANEGQVVREVVIQIKALLNDATRSKDAGIWKAILCEPPADEPALRAEIGRQLEPQLRPMAENGSFPSPVAHFLGEWFGWFSPEQAPHPLDGRLGGEGAEGEESEELPEQPPQMVNFWPAVIGWIVGLVILASLFGGMGGG, via the coding sequence ATGAATTGTTGGGAGATCCTCGGAATTGACCCTACCGGCGACCGCCGGAAAATCCAGGATGCGTACGAGCAGCAGCTCAAATTCGCCTCCGACGAGGAGGCCCGGCGACTGGACCAGGCGTTCCGCGAGGCGGTTGGCGAAGCCCCCGAGCCCGCGCCGGAAACCCGAAGCGAGGCAACTCCGGAGCTGCCGGAAACCGGCACGCCAGTGTCTTCTGCCGCGCCAGAGCCGGCTGCAGAGTCCTCAAACCGTCCGCTCGATGCCAATGAAGGGCAGGTGGTGCGAGAGGTCGTCATACAGATCAAAGCGCTACTTAATGATGCAACCCGCAGCAAGGACGCCGGCATCTGGAAGGCCATTCTGTGCGAGCCACCGGCGGACGAGCCTGCACTGCGCGCGGAAATCGGTCGGCAGCTTGAGCCACAGCTCAGGCCCATGGCTGAAAACGGGTCCTTCCCATCGCCCGTTGCTCACTTCCTTGGGGAGTGGTTTGGCTGGTTCAGCCCGGAGCAGGCACCGCACCCGCTGGACGGGCGCCTTGGTGGGGAGGGCGCCGAGGGTGAGGAGTCCGAAGAGTTGCCGGAACAGCCGCCCCAGATGGTGAACTTCTGGCCGGCCGTGATCGGCTGGATTGTCGGCCTGGTCATTCTGGCCTCGCTGTTTGGCGGTATGGGAGGCGGCTGA
- a CDS encoding bile acid:sodium symporter family protein: MKFRIDTFTLLLLGAIVLATFLPATGQAGDLLAKAGTVAVALLFFFHGAALSRDQIIAGATHWRLHILITALTFVFFPLVALPINELSNIAPAWMPKDLGLGFLYLGVLPSAVSSSIAYTAMARGNVPAAICSAAASNVFGMMLTPFLLLLLVSTSGGGDFSIAEALKDIVMQLLLPFAVGHAMRPWLGGFLSRNEHLMARYDQCVIWLIVYSAFSHSVESGLWQNLPVQAIVLAILLCLGLLLLFMVLARFLVRRFGFSLEDEAAVVFCGSKKSLASGLPMAKVLFSGHPGFGMIVLPIMCYNQIQVIVGAILAQKYREKIERANAEKTG; encoded by the coding sequence ATGAAGTTCCGTATCGACACCTTTACCCTGCTTTTGCTCGGTGCCATTGTTCTGGCGACGTTCCTGCCTGCCACCGGACAGGCGGGTGATTTGCTGGCCAAAGCGGGTACCGTAGCCGTTGCCCTGCTCTTCTTCTTTCATGGCGCGGCACTTTCCCGGGATCAGATCATCGCCGGTGCGACCCACTGGCGCTTGCACATCCTCATTACCGCACTGACGTTCGTCTTCTTTCCCCTTGTCGCCCTGCCCATCAACGAGCTGAGCAACATCGCGCCGGCGTGGATGCCAAAGGATCTCGGGCTCGGCTTTTTGTACCTCGGTGTGCTGCCGTCGGCGGTGTCTTCCTCCATTGCCTATACCGCCATGGCGCGAGGCAACGTGCCGGCCGCCATCTGCAGCGCGGCTGCGTCCAACGTGTTCGGCATGATGCTGACCCCGTTTCTGCTCCTGCTCCTGGTCAGCACTTCCGGCGGCGGGGACTTTTCCATCGCAGAGGCACTGAAGGACATTGTGATGCAGCTGCTGCTCCCCTTTGCGGTCGGGCATGCCATGCGTCCCTGGCTCGGCGGATTCCTGTCCCGCAACGAACACCTCATGGCCCGCTACGATCAGTGCGTTATCTGGCTGATTGTTTACTCGGCGTTTTCCCACTCGGTGGAGAGCGGACTCTGGCAGAACCTGCCCGTGCAGGCCATTGTTCTGGCGATCCTGCTTTGCCTTGGCCTGCTGCTTCTGTTCATGGTGCTGGCGCGGTTTCTGGTACGACGCTTCGGCTTCAGCCTGGAGGATGAGGCGGCGGTGGTATTCTGCGGCTCCAAGAAAAGCCTGGCTTCAGGCCTGCCGATGGCCAAGGTGCTGTTCTCCGGCCACCCGGGCTTCGGCATGATCGTGCTTCCGATCATGTGCTACAACCAGATTCAGGTGATTGTGGGGGCGATTCTCGCGCAGAAATACCGGGAAAAGATCGAGCGGGCCAACGCGGAAAAGACCGGTTGA
- a CDS encoding CHASE domain-containing protein, with translation MKQRALLYAIAALIVGVTLSLGLGRLLYKEETRAIELEFKAEIDQLSASLEREALLNLEILFALKSAVAVMPEMTAERFNRLTREILERSPAIQAFAWAPFVKRSELDEFVRRQEEAFAEFAMTEASPDGLVGLTDRAWYVPVQYIEPLGQNRAALGFDLASEASRREALMEARESGEMVATAGIRLVQEPENQRGFLVFAPLYSLSADQGAGVDTRRHYGFINGVFRVGELVGQAVGLELTEDLLFEVLDITGSQKLMLYRSRNPEHLSWQPDLRYTVESISIAGRRWSVEAVPSRSYIEARRGLLPVFVSASGTVLVVVLVGYFLSGARKNAQLRVAKAELERISLTDALTGLANRRQFDAVLHKEYRRALREKTTLSLVMVDIDFFKEYNDEYGHPAGDACLRDVGGILREVVKRPADLVTRYGGEEFAIILPDTPQPETIAEACRQAVEARGIPHRLSSVAESVTISVGVAMLAPGGFSASQLSPEQRSLKPEASGEQGDQPSTGPALLVDEADDALYRAKESGRNQVCGPFTGVYAKR, from the coding sequence ATGAAACAAAGGGCGTTGTTGTATGCGATCGCCGCACTGATTGTTGGCGTTACACTCAGCCTCGGATTGGGGCGCTTGCTGTACAAAGAAGAAACCAGGGCCATCGAACTGGAATTCAAGGCCGAAATTGATCAGCTTTCCGCCAGCCTTGAGCGAGAAGCTCTGCTGAATCTTGAAATTCTCTTTGCCCTCAAGTCGGCGGTGGCCGTGATGCCAGAGATGACGGCCGAGAGATTCAATCGTCTGACCCGTGAAATCCTGGAGCGTTCGCCAGCTATCCAGGCCTTTGCCTGGGCACCTTTCGTCAAACGCAGTGAACTGGATGAATTTGTCCGCCGACAGGAAGAAGCCTTCGCCGAATTCGCGATGACAGAGGCGAGCCCTGACGGCTTGGTTGGCCTGACGGACAGGGCCTGGTATGTGCCGGTGCAGTACATAGAGCCACTGGGGCAGAATCGCGCCGCGCTCGGATTTGACCTGGCCAGTGAAGCCTCTCGCAGGGAGGCGCTGATGGAAGCCCGGGAATCTGGTGAAATGGTTGCAACGGCGGGAATCCGGCTGGTTCAGGAACCGGAGAACCAGAGAGGCTTCCTGGTATTCGCTCCGCTTTATTCACTTTCCGCAGACCAGGGTGCCGGGGTTGATACCCGTCGGCATTATGGGTTTATCAACGGTGTCTTCCGGGTAGGTGAGCTAGTGGGGCAGGCCGTGGGGCTGGAGCTCACCGAAGACCTGCTGTTTGAAGTGCTGGACATCACCGGCAGTCAGAAACTAATGCTGTACCGCTCCCGTAATCCGGAGCACCTGTCCTGGCAGCCCGATCTCCGCTACACCGTAGAGTCCATCTCGATTGCGGGTCGCCGGTGGTCGGTTGAAGCTGTCCCCTCCCGGTCCTATATCGAGGCCCGTCGCGGCCTACTGCCGGTGTTTGTAAGCGCGTCGGGTACGGTGCTGGTCGTGGTGCTCGTGGGTTACTTCCTGTCCGGTGCCAGAAAGAACGCTCAACTGCGCGTTGCCAAGGCTGAACTGGAGCGCATCTCGCTCACCGATGCCCTGACTGGATTGGCCAATCGCAGGCAGTTTGATGCGGTGCTTCACAAGGAATATCGACGGGCGCTGCGGGAAAAGACAACCCTGTCGCTGGTGATGGTCGACATCGATTTCTTCAAAGAGTACAACGACGAATATGGGCACCCAGCTGGCGACGCCTGCTTGCGCGATGTCGGAGGAATTCTGCGGGAGGTGGTCAAGCGTCCCGCCGACCTGGTTACACGATATGGTGGTGAGGAGTTCGCAATTATCCTGCCCGATACGCCCCAGCCGGAGACGATCGCCGAGGCCTGTCGTCAAGCGGTTGAGGCGCGTGGGATTCCCCATCGGCTCTCCTCGGTTGCTGAATCGGTCACCATCAGCGTTGGGGTGGCGATGCTGGCGCCTGGCGGGTTCTCCGCAAGCCAGCTGTCTCCTGAACAGCGGTCGCTGAAGCCAGAGGCTTCGGGAGAGCAAGGGGATCAACCGAGCACTGGCCCAGCGTTGCTGGTTGATGAGGCTGATGACGCTCTCTATCGGGCCAAGGAGTCCGGGCGAAACCAGGTGTGCGGCCCGTTCACGGGTGTCTACGCCAAGCGTTAG
- a CDS encoding flavin-containing monooxygenase — translation MSQHNPSQPAIVIIGTGFGGLGMAITLKQAGYNNLTILEKAEDVGGTWRDNTYPGAACDVQSHFYSFSFEPKHDWSRKFGLQQEILGYMHRCVERYQLGDHLRFNAEVASARFDDQSNLWTLTLASGEQLLADVVITATGQLNQPAWPKLEGLERFQGRMFHSARWDHDYDLTNKRVAVIGTGASAIQFVPEIAPEVKQLNLFQRSAAWVLPKPDRPFKAWEQTLFRKVPAWDRLYRYLIYWKNESRALAFTRFNGLLEVFANQARREVRKHVTDPEKLAHIIPDYQIGCKRILISNDWYPAINRPNVDLVTDPIKAIDEQGVLTRSGRHYPVDAIICGTGFRASEFLSPIEVIGRGGKTLNEAWQAGASAFKGMTVSGFPNLFMLYGPNTNLAHNSIVYMLESQFRYIRTCINALQKYPGAAMDVRQDRQDRFTRVIQQGLQHSVWSSGCTSWYLDENGHNSINWPGFTFTYRLSTRRVDTADYQFINPLHNNH, via the coding sequence ATGAGCCAACACAACCCTTCCCAGCCCGCCATCGTCATTATCGGTACCGGTTTCGGTGGCCTGGGCATGGCCATCACGCTCAAACAGGCCGGCTACAACAACCTGACGATCCTTGAGAAGGCTGAAGACGTGGGCGGTACCTGGCGCGATAACACCTATCCGGGCGCGGCCTGCGATGTGCAGTCGCATTTCTATTCCTTCTCCTTTGAGCCCAAGCACGACTGGTCCCGCAAGTTCGGGCTGCAGCAGGAAATCCTCGGGTACATGCACCGCTGCGTGGAGAGGTACCAGTTGGGCGATCACCTTCGGTTCAATGCCGAGGTCGCCTCCGCACGCTTCGACGATCAGAGCAATCTCTGGACCCTTACCCTGGCGAGCGGGGAGCAACTTCTCGCCGACGTGGTGATCACCGCAACGGGCCAGCTCAACCAGCCGGCATGGCCGAAGCTGGAAGGACTGGAACGCTTTCAGGGCCGGATGTTTCATTCCGCTCGCTGGGACCACGATTACGACCTGACGAACAAACGGGTAGCGGTAATTGGCACCGGGGCCAGTGCCATCCAGTTCGTGCCGGAAATTGCACCTGAGGTAAAGCAGCTCAACCTGTTCCAGCGTTCGGCGGCCTGGGTGCTACCCAAGCCCGACCGGCCGTTCAAAGCATGGGAACAGACGCTGTTTCGGAAAGTGCCAGCCTGGGACCGACTATATCGCTACCTGATCTACTGGAAGAACGAGAGTCGGGCCCTGGCGTTCACGCGGTTCAACGGGTTGCTGGAAGTGTTTGCCAATCAGGCCAGGCGGGAAGTCCGAAAACACGTGACCGACCCGGAGAAGCTGGCGCACATCATTCCCGACTACCAGATCGGCTGTAAGCGCATTTTGATATCCAATGACTGGTACCCGGCCATCAACCGGCCCAATGTGGATCTGGTGACGGACCCAATCAAAGCGATTGACGAGCAAGGTGTGCTGACCCGCAGCGGCAGGCACTACCCGGTGGATGCCATTATCTGTGGCACCGGGTTCCGGGCCTCAGAGTTTCTCTCACCCATTGAGGTCATCGGTCGGGGCGGCAAAACCCTCAACGAGGCCTGGCAAGCCGGAGCGTCGGCCTTCAAAGGCATGACCGTCAGCGGCTTTCCCAACCTGTTCATGCTCTATGGCCCGAACACCAACCTGGCCCACAACTCCATCGTCTACATGCTGGAATCCCAGTTTCGCTACATCCGCACGTGCATCAACGCATTGCAGAAGTACCCCGGCGCCGCCATGGATGTCCGCCAGGATCGTCAGGACCGATTCACCCGGGTAATCCAGCAAGGCCTGCAGCACTCGGTCTGGAGCTCCGGTTGCACCTCCTGGTACCTGGACGAAAACGGCCACAACAGCATCAACTGGCCCGGTTTTACCTTCACATACCGCCTTTCAACCCGGCGAGTGGATACCGCCGACTATCAGTTCATCAATCCATTGCACAACAACCACTGA